The Akkermansia sp. N21116 genome includes a region encoding these proteins:
- a CDS encoding nucleoside-diphosphate kinase: MTPYTNEETSLILFKPDCVRKNLSGTILKRLLHEGFRLRGLKMIQLDEAILREHYAHILDLVIDGTPLFPRLLAFMTSSPVVAVALSGPGVIVRVRELLGPTNSTKAPKGTIRGDYGTDSMMNICHASDSPESAATELARFFKPGELFDYLS; encoded by the coding sequence ATGACTCCTTACACAAACGAAGAAACGTCTCTGATTTTGTTCAAGCCCGACTGTGTGCGCAAAAACCTTTCCGGTACGATTTTGAAGCGGCTCCTGCATGAAGGATTCCGCCTTCGCGGGCTGAAAATGATCCAGCTGGATGAAGCGATTTTAAGAGAACACTATGCACATATTCTCGATCTTGTGATCGACGGAACCCCTCTCTTTCCCCGTTTGCTCGCTTTCATGACCAGTTCCCCGGTCGTCGCTGTGGCTTTGAGCGGCCCCGGCGTGATCGTACGCGTACGCGAATTGCTTGGACCTACCAATTCCACCAAGGCTCCCAAGGGAACGATCCGCGGCGATTACGGCACCGATAGCATGATGAATATTTGTCACGCTTCCGATAGTCCCGAATCGGCAGCGACGGAACTTGCCCGTTTCTTTAAGCCGGGTGAATTGTTCGATTATCTCAGTTGA
- a CDS encoding multidrug effflux MFS transporter → MSRAYRLFIYIFLAALSGFAPLLTDMYLPALPMMADSFSTTPVMVQLSLTTSMIGLAIGQILIGPLSDKYGRRNPLRISLLLFLASTGGCILAWDIHSFLVFRVLQGMAGAGGIVLSRSITTDLFTGKDLTRAFGIIMAMNSLAPMISPICGSLLLEVTNWRGIFVFLFALGITITILSLRFKESLPDGKRLQASPVASLAQFRYLFRNRSFMLYSLLQGATFGILFAYISSSPYVLQNHYGLNPMMFGGAFAVNSLAMVASSLVLSSFSNVRIALRTGCILGILTTISTAGILLADGPLWLFEASLFLALFFLGLIMPSSTILAMNSEKKRAGTASAFLGAVLFGAGGLVSPLVGIGNICHSTAIVFLASSLVVAVLMGFLHFRTYHSAGDPA, encoded by the coding sequence ATGAGTCGCGCCTACCGTCTTTTCATCTACATTTTCCTAGCGGCACTATCGGGCTTTGCTCCCTTGCTCACGGATATGTATCTGCCGGCCCTCCCGATGATGGCAGACAGTTTCTCGACGACTCCCGTCATGGTTCAACTGAGCCTGACGACCAGCATGATCGGCCTGGCCATCGGACAGATCCTCATCGGCCCTCTCAGCGACAAATACGGGAGGCGGAATCCTCTCCGCATCTCTCTCCTTCTCTTTCTGGCATCGACAGGAGGATGCATACTGGCGTGGGACATCCATTCCTTCCTGGTATTCCGCGTGCTCCAGGGAATGGCCGGAGCAGGCGGCATCGTCCTCTCCCGTTCGATCACGACCGATTTGTTTACCGGGAAGGATCTGACACGCGCCTTCGGCATTATCATGGCCATGAACAGCCTGGCTCCAATGATCTCCCCCATCTGCGGCAGCCTGCTGCTGGAAGTGACGAACTGGAGAGGGATCTTCGTTTTCCTGTTCGCCCTGGGCATAACGATCACGATCCTATCCCTGCGGTTCAAGGAATCCCTGCCCGATGGTAAACGTCTCCAGGCATCGCCCGTTGCCTCTCTTGCTCAATTCCGTTATCTGTTCCGAAACCGCTCCTTCATGTTATACAGCTTATTGCAGGGAGCCACATTCGGGATTCTGTTTGCCTATATCTCCTCATCTCCCTATGTCCTGCAAAACCACTATGGCTTAAATCCCATGATGTTCGGAGGAGCCTTCGCTGTCAATTCCCTGGCCATGGTAGCCAGCAGCCTCGTTCTTTCTTCCTTTTCCAATGTGCGGATCGCTTTGCGGACAGGCTGTATCCTGGGTATCTTGACGACAATTTCCACAGCGGGAATTCTGCTGGCGGACGGCCCGTTATGGCTGTTTGAGGCCAGTCTGTTCCTTGCCTTGTTCTTCCTGGGATTGATCATGCCGTCTTCGACCATTCTCGCCATGAACAGCGAGAAAAAACGTGCCGGAACGGCCTCAGCCTTCCTGGGAGCCGTCCTGTTCGGCGCCGGCGGACTCGTCTCACCGCTCGTTGGCATCGGAAATATTTGCCATTCGACGGCTATCGTTTTCCTGGCAAGCAGCCTGGTTGTCGCCGTTCTCATGGGGTTCCTCCATTTCAGGACGTATCACTCCGCCGGCGACCCGGCTTGA
- a CDS encoding sulfatase-like hydrolase/transferase, with protein sequence MRFFHYLLIVPVCLAGWSLPASAKAPKPNIVFILVDDMGWGDLGCFYQNDRHKERKPVLTTPNLDKMGKEGIQLRRHYSGAPVCAPSRASLFSGVHQGNARVVRDNTFDMPLENSHTLASVLKQAGYSTALIGKWGLGGGRESGGGPDESTAFPTKRGFDYFFGYLDHIAGHRHYPANDPAAGPRGITAIWDNDKIITKDCDKAYSTDLLTARAKKWIVDHEKEDPGKPFFLALTYIAPHAALKVPTKAYPSGGGLKGGVQWIGEPGRIINTASGEIDSFIYPRYKRQDWPEFAKRHATMIGRIDEGVGDILHLLKDLKIDKNTLVVFASDNGPHNEGSFYKFVQNPSFFRSYGPFDGIKRDMWEGGMRVPALVRWPAAIPAGQVSQNPGQFHDWMATFAEVAGVPVPARTDGTSLIPTLTGHGERQEPGIVYFEYNYGGKTPAYADFADEHKNAIRGQQQAVYIGKYIGVRTGIKNQSDDFQIFDTEKDPQETNNLATSLPNASKLQQEMKDKVLRVRRVYDYNNTVRGNLVHRPYDNELVPGVEAPDAKPGLAFALIDSKPAPWVPRAPKGTKTESVNGLVFPASLASDKKGFSGEWSGLIRIPKDGDYKFFVKTDANSGSKAFVRLHGKDGMALVDADFAYTPGEEVDSSAAIGTDECKPAKTGMTPVHLKAGLHPITIGYVHGAGESAPVLDFSWKGPQIKKALVPADAFFQVSAHQNR encoded by the coding sequence ATGCGCTTCTTCCATTATTTGCTTATTGTTCCGGTTTGCCTGGCAGGATGGAGCCTTCCTGCATCGGCGAAGGCACCCAAGCCCAATATTGTTTTTATTCTTGTCGATGACATGGGGTGGGGAGATCTCGGATGTTTTTACCAGAATGACCGTCATAAAGAGCGGAAACCCGTTCTTACTACGCCCAATCTGGACAAGATGGGCAAGGAGGGTATCCAGCTCCGCCGGCACTATTCCGGCGCTCCTGTATGCGCTCCTTCCCGTGCTTCTTTGTTTTCCGGCGTTCATCAGGGGAATGCCCGCGTCGTCCGAGACAATACGTTCGACATGCCTCTGGAGAATTCCCATACGCTGGCTTCCGTGCTGAAGCAGGCCGGTTATTCGACGGCCCTGATCGGCAAATGGGGACTGGGCGGAGGCCGTGAAAGCGGCGGAGGTCCCGATGAATCGACAGCGTTTCCCACGAAGCGGGGATTTGACTACTTTTTCGGTTATCTCGACCATATTGCCGGGCATCGTCATTATCCGGCAAATGATCCGGCCGCCGGTCCCCGAGGCATCACGGCTATTTGGGACAACGACAAGATTATCACGAAAGATTGCGACAAGGCCTATTCGACGGATCTTCTGACAGCTCGTGCAAAAAAATGGATTGTGGATCATGAAAAGGAAGATCCTGGCAAGCCGTTTTTCCTGGCATTGACCTACATTGCTCCCCATGCTGCGCTGAAAGTTCCGACCAAGGCTTATCCTTCCGGGGGAGGTCTCAAGGGTGGGGTTCAGTGGATTGGCGAACCCGGACGGATTATCAACACCGCTTCCGGAGAGATTGATTCCTTCATCTATCCCCGATATAAAAGGCAGGACTGGCCCGAATTCGCCAAGCGCCATGCAACGATGATCGGCCGTATTGACGAAGGCGTGGGCGATATCCTCCACCTGCTTAAGGATCTTAAAATCGATAAAAATACTTTGGTGGTGTTCGCTTCCGACAATGGCCCCCATAATGAAGGCAGTTTCTACAAGTTCGTCCAGAATCCCTCCTTCTTCCGTTCCTATGGCCCGTTTGATGGAATCAAGCGCGACATGTGGGAAGGCGGCATGCGTGTTCCGGCTCTGGTTCGTTGGCCCGCCGCCATTCCGGCCGGACAGGTTTCCCAAAATCCGGGACAGTTCCACGACTGGATGGCTACATTTGCCGAAGTCGCCGGCGTGCCGGTTCCCGCCCGTACAGACGGCACCTCCCTGATCCCGACACTGACGGGGCATGGAGAGCGCCAGGAACCCGGTATTGTTTATTTCGAATACAATTACGGGGGAAAGACTCCTGCCTATGCCGATTTTGCCGATGAACATAAGAATGCGATTCGCGGTCAGCAGCAGGCTGTTTACATCGGCAAGTACATCGGTGTCCGTACCGGAATCAAAAATCAGTCGGACGATTTCCAAATCTTCGACACGGAAAAAGATCCCCAGGAAACGAACAATCTTGCAACGTCCCTGCCCAATGCTTCGAAGTTGCAGCAGGAGATGAAGGACAAGGTCCTCCGGGTTCGCCGCGTATACGATTATAATAATACGGTCCGGGGCAATCTTGTCCACCGTCCCTATGACAATGAACTCGTCCCGGGGGTAGAAGCTCCCGATGCCAAACCGGGTCTCGCTTTTGCATTGATCGACAGTAAACCGGCTCCTTGGGTGCCGCGCGCTCCCAAGGGGACCAAGACGGAATCCGTCAACGGATTGGTTTTTCCCGCTTCCCTGGCATCGGACAAAAAGGGATTCTCCGGGGAATGGTCCGGGTTGATCCGCATCCCGAAGGACGGAGATTACAAATTCTTCGTCAAGACGGATGCAAACTCCGGTTCCAAGGCCTTCGTTCGCCTGCATGGCAAGGACGGGATGGCTCTTGTCGATGCGGACTTTGCCTATACTCCGGGAGAAGAAGTGGATTCATCCGCCGCAATAGGCACGGATGAATGCAAACCGGCCAAGACCGGTATGACTCCCGTTCATTTGAAGGCCGGGTTGCATCCGATCACCATCGGTTACGTCCATGGCGCCGGAGAAAGCGCTCCCGTACTGGATTTCTCTTGGAAAGGTCCGCAGATCAAAAAGGCACTGGTGCCTGCCGATGCGTTCTTCCAGGTGTCGGCTCATCAGAACCGATAG
- the tsaB gene encoding tRNA (adenosine(37)-N6)-threonylcarbamoyltransferase complex dimerization subunit type 1 TsaB, with the protein MEGDLLAIETSGSHASMALWKGGQFSGERSWTAERHHSSSIFPHLKTLLGMPGELRISTIVVGAGPGSYGGIRVALAAADGISLIHGSRVVSLCSWEAIPAEGKSDYRVISDARRNGWAVATFRNRRLQGEIAIMDTEELKLALPGWRSQGETVYSPEDPDVTATLDFPDISSAQIPSARILGEAWFNRNDQERVALLEHAPAPIYVRPPHITAAKRPAWATRQ; encoded by the coding sequence ATGGAAGGAGATCTACTGGCTATTGAAACATCGGGATCCCATGCCTCCATGGCACTTTGGAAGGGAGGACAATTCTCCGGGGAAAGATCATGGACGGCAGAACGCCATCATTCGTCCAGCATCTTCCCGCATTTGAAGACACTTCTCGGCATGCCGGGCGAATTGAGGATTTCTACCATCGTCGTGGGAGCAGGTCCCGGATCATACGGAGGAATCCGCGTTGCGTTGGCTGCAGCAGACGGCATTTCCCTGATCCACGGAAGCCGGGTCGTTTCCCTGTGTTCCTGGGAAGCCATCCCCGCCGAGGGCAAATCCGACTATCGAGTCATCTCCGACGCCCGACGCAACGGATGGGCCGTCGCCACTTTCCGCAATCGCCGCCTACAGGGCGAGATTGCCATCATGGACACCGAGGAATTGAAATTAGCCCTTCCCGGCTGGCGGTCTCAGGGGGAAACCGTCTATTCTCCGGAGGATCCCGACGTCACGGCAACCCTGGATTTCCCGGATATCTCCTCTGCACAAATCCCTTCCGCCCGCATTCTCGGTGAAGCATGGTTCAACCGGAACGACCAGGAACGCGTCGCCCTGCTGGAACACGCTCCGGCTCCCATTTATGTACGGCCTCCTCATATTACCGCCGCCAAACGTCCGGCATGGGCGACCCGGCAGTAG
- a CDS encoding citrate/2-methylcitrate synthase gives MNDNNTTDAPVYAKGLKGVIANESSLSDVRGEEGRLLYLGYDIEDLVELCHFEEIIFLLLNKRLPNKDELKHVCQRLRSDRELPQPILDFFKAATKSARPMSALRTAVSMLGMYDDRTKDPSQVKEIGLSLIAKIPVMVAYYHRVCAGLDLPPVREDLDEASHFLWLLKGTEPDPDEARTLDVAYILHADHGMNASTFAARVCISTLSDMYSAITSAIGTLKGPLHGGANEGVIEMLKEIGEEANVESYITKKLANKEKIMGMGHRVYRTLDPRAPHLRRMAIRLTEKIGEPKWIRMSEKIAKIIRERKGLNANVDFYSATVYYSIGVPTKLFTAIFAIARVAGWVAQVLEQLEDNRIYRPLTAYVGPKVPIPVPTIDMR, from the coding sequence ATGAATGACAACAACACAACTGATGCACCCGTATATGCCAAGGGGCTGAAAGGCGTTATTGCCAACGAATCGTCTTTGAGCGACGTACGTGGCGAAGAAGGCCGTCTGCTCTATTTGGGATATGATATTGAAGATTTGGTTGAGTTATGCCATTTCGAGGAAATCATTTTCCTGCTTCTCAACAAACGCCTTCCGAACAAGGATGAACTGAAGCATGTCTGCCAGCGCCTGCGCAGTGACCGGGAACTCCCGCAACCTATTCTGGACTTCTTCAAAGCAGCTACCAAGTCCGCGCGTCCCATGTCCGCCCTCAGAACAGCCGTATCCATGCTCGGCATGTACGACGACCGCACTAAAGATCCATCCCAGGTTAAAGAAATCGGACTCAGCCTGATCGCTAAAATCCCTGTCATGGTCGCCTACTACCATCGCGTCTGCGCCGGGCTCGACCTGCCACCCGTGCGCGAGGATCTTGACGAAGCTTCCCACTTCCTCTGGCTTCTCAAAGGCACGGAACCGGATCCCGACGAAGCCCGCACGCTTGATGTCGCCTACATCCTGCATGCCGACCACGGAATGAATGCCTCCACCTTCGCCGCGCGCGTCTGTATCTCCACCCTTTCGGACATGTATTCCGCCATCACCTCCGCCATCGGTACCCTCAAGGGGCCCTTGCACGGAGGAGCCAATGAGGGCGTCATCGAAATGCTCAAGGAAATCGGTGAAGAAGCCAATGTCGAAAGCTACATCACAAAGAAACTCGCCAACAAGGAAAAGATCATGGGCATGGGCCATCGCGTGTACCGAACCCTTGATCCTCGCGCTCCCCACCTGCGCCGCATGGCTATCCGCCTGACAGAAAAAATCGGCGAGCCCAAATGGATCCGCATGTCGGAAAAAATCGCCAAAATCATTCGCGAGCGCAAAGGCTTAAATGCCAACGTCGACTTTTATTCCGCCACGGTTTACTATAGCATCGGCGTTCCAACGAAACTTTTTACAGCTATTTTTGCGATTGCGCGCGTCGCCGGCTGGGTGGCCCAGGTTCTGGAACAACTGGAAGACAACCGCATCTACCGTCCGTTGACCGCGTACGTCGGCCCCAAGGTACCGATTCCCGTCCCGACCATCGACATGCGCTAA
- a CDS encoding tRNA (cytidine(34)-2'-O)-methyltransferase, with protein sequence MTPAFHLVLFHPEIPHNTGAAGRLALATGSRLHLIKPLGFSLDEKHIRRTGLDYWAKVDLCVWDSLEELIRSAEPGSRFWYLSTKAKTLYWDAGFQRGDYFIFGPESKGLPESLLHENAARALTIPMPGEGSRSLNLSTSVAIVLYEGMRALRG encoded by the coding sequence ATGACACCTGCCTTTCATCTTGTCCTGTTCCATCCGGAGATCCCGCACAATACGGGAGCTGCCGGACGCCTGGCTCTGGCTACCGGTTCCAGGCTCCATTTAATCAAGCCGCTCGGTTTTAGCCTGGATGAAAAACACATCCGGCGGACGGGTCTGGATTACTGGGCGAAGGTCGATCTGTGCGTATGGGATTCTCTGGAGGAATTGATCCGGTCCGCAGAGCCGGGTTCCCGGTTTTGGTATTTGTCTACCAAGGCGAAGACATTGTATTGGGACGCCGGTTTCCAACGGGGGGATTATTTTATATTCGGGCCTGAATCCAAAGGCCTCCCGGAAAGCCTCCTGCATGAAAATGCCGCTCGTGCGTTGACTATTCCGATGCCGGGCGAGGGTTCCCGGAGTTTGAATCTTTCCACTTCCGTGGCGATTGTGCTGTACGAGGGTATGCGTGCCTTGCGTGGATAA
- a CDS encoding ribonuclease H-like domain-containing protein gives MKDIVYFDLETRHSAAEVGGWHNTAEMRMSVGVTYSTLLDEYKIYREEEVMELIDQLRKADLVVGYNHLHFDYGVLQRYDMWSMADTTRNLDLCKDIEDRYGFRLKLDSIAGASLGNSKTAVGTQALKWWAEYAKTGNEDLLMEIAKYCCFDVKVTRDVHRYGIEHGHVKYDDKKGGIAEIAVDWAR, from the coding sequence ATGAAGGACATCGTTTACTTTGACTTGGAAACGCGCCACTCTGCCGCCGAAGTAGGAGGCTGGCATAATACCGCGGAAATGCGCATGTCCGTCGGAGTCACCTACTCCACCCTGCTGGACGAATACAAGATCTATCGCGAAGAAGAAGTCATGGAACTCATCGACCAGCTCCGCAAGGCAGACCTCGTCGTCGGCTACAACCACCTCCATTTCGACTATGGTGTCCTCCAACGCTACGATATGTGGAGCATGGCCGACACGACCCGCAACCTCGACCTCTGCAAGGACATCGAAGACCGTTACGGATTCCGGCTCAAGCTCGACTCAATTGCCGGAGCTTCACTCGGCAACTCCAAAACAGCCGTCGGAACCCAGGCGCTCAAATGGTGGGCGGAATACGCCAAAACCGGCAATGAGGATCTTCTCATGGAAATCGCAAAATACTGCTGTTTTGACGTCAAAGTCACTCGCGACGTCCATCGCTACGGAATTGAACACGGCCACGTCAAGTACGACGACAAAAAAGGAGGCATCGCCGAAATCGCCGTCGATTGGGCTCGCTGA
- the smpB gene encoding SsrA-binding protein SmpB, with translation MKDKKTSSEISTNKKARRDFEILEKHECGIELKGTEVKSIRAGKVNLSDSFARVERGQLLLYGCDIQPWETAGAFFQHEAKRPRRLLMHKREIFKLEQFLAQKGCSLPALRLYWKSGKVKLELGVGKGKTHQDQRYDLKARVEMREAQREVSRFNRR, from the coding sequence ATGAAAGACAAGAAGACAAGTTCCGAAATTTCCACCAATAAAAAAGCTCGCCGGGATTTTGAAATTCTGGAGAAGCATGAATGCGGCATCGAATTGAAGGGTACGGAGGTTAAATCCATCCGCGCCGGCAAGGTCAATTTGTCCGATTCCTTTGCCCGAGTGGAACGAGGGCAGCTTCTGTTGTACGGGTGTGATATTCAACCTTGGGAGACGGCCGGCGCTTTCTTCCAGCATGAAGCCAAACGCCCTCGCCGTCTCCTCATGCACAAAAGGGAAATCTTCAAGCTGGAACAATTTCTCGCCCAGAAGGGCTGTTCCCTCCCGGCTCTGCGCTTGTACTGGAAATCAGGCAAGGTTAAGTTGGAACTTGGCGTCGGCAAGGGCAAAACACATCAGGATCAGCGCTACGACCTTAAGGCTCGTGTAGAAATGCGCGAAGCTCAACGGGAAGTCTCCCGCTTCAACAGACGGTAA
- a CDS encoding DNA-directed RNA polymerase subunit omega gives MKVELVEKAAKIIKDSQILVNIVSKRVDQLNKGRAPLIPTTPHMGAADIALTEIIEGKLVYEETEQVG, from the coding sequence ATGAAAGTAGAACTGGTAGAGAAAGCCGCCAAGATAATTAAGGATTCCCAGATTTTGGTCAACATTGTTTCCAAGCGTGTTGATCAGTTGAATAAAGGCCGTGCTCCCTTGATCCCGACCACTCCGCACATGGGCGCCGCCGATATTGCCCTGACTGAAATCATCGAAGGCAAGCTGGTGTACGAAGAAACCGAGCAAGTGGGATAG
- a CDS encoding 3-deoxy-7-phosphoheptulonate synthase, whose protein sequence is MNWFKTDDVRITDIEPLISPAILIKDYPATPAITQMISEARKTADDIIEGKDDRLLVIVGPCSIHDPEAAVEYATRLHEQMTRFKDELSIVMRVYFEKPRTTVGWKGLINDPFLNESYDINRGLHMARGLLLRIADLGVPAATEFLDTITPQYIADLITWGAIGARTTESQVHRELASGLSMPVGFKNGTSGCLQIAIDAIISASCPHCFLSVTKQGVSAIVSTAGNKSCHLILRGSTEGPNYSPEHIREATEKLRKAGIENRIMVDLSHGNSKKDYRNQPVVAEEIANQIANGNPEICSVMIESFLVEGAQKISCDMEYGKSVTDQCINWDTTVNVLEVLADAVKKRREVLKKA, encoded by the coding sequence ATGAACTGGTTCAAGACAGACGACGTCCGCATCACCGATATCGAACCGCTTATCTCCCCGGCAATCCTCATCAAGGACTATCCGGCGACACCGGCGATCACTCAAATGATCTCGGAAGCGCGCAAGACGGCAGATGACATTATCGAAGGCAAGGATGACAGATTGCTCGTCATCGTTGGCCCCTGCTCCATCCATGATCCGGAAGCTGCAGTCGAATATGCAACCCGCCTCCATGAACAAATGACGCGATTTAAAGACGAGTTGTCCATCGTCATGCGCGTCTATTTTGAAAAACCGCGTACCACCGTAGGCTGGAAAGGCCTGATCAACGACCCCTTCCTCAACGAATCCTACGACATCAACCGCGGCCTGCACATGGCTCGCGGCCTCCTGCTCCGCATCGCCGACCTCGGCGTACCCGCCGCTACGGAATTCCTCGACACGATCACACCGCAGTACATTGCCGACCTGATCACGTGGGGGGCTATCGGAGCTCGTACGACGGAAAGCCAGGTCCACCGCGAACTGGCCTCCGGACTGTCCATGCCCGTCGGATTCAAGAACGGAACGAGCGGTTGCCTGCAAATCGCCATCGACGCGATCATTTCTGCATCTTGTCCGCACTGTTTCCTTTCCGTGACCAAGCAGGGAGTGTCCGCCATCGTATCCACCGCCGGCAATAAATCCTGCCACCTCATCCTCCGCGGTTCTACGGAAGGACCAAACTACTCACCGGAACACATCCGCGAAGCGACCGAAAAACTCCGCAAGGCCGGTATCGAAAACCGCATTATGGTTGATCTTTCCCATGGCAACAGCAAGAAGGATTATCGCAACCAGCCCGTCGTCGCCGAAGAAATCGCCAATCAAATCGCAAACGGCAATCCGGAGATCTGTTCGGTCATGATCGAAAGCTTTCTTGTCGAGGGCGCCCAAAAGATCAGCTGCGATATGGAATACGGGAAAAGCGTCACCGACCAGTGCATTAACTGGGATACCACGGTGAATGTACTCGAAGTCCTCGCCGACGCCGTTAAAAAGCGCCGCGAAGTCCTCAAAAAGGCCTGA
- a CDS encoding 7-carboxy-7-deazaguanine synthase QueE — MKLARLNNVPEVFHSLQGEGASIGMPAVFVRLAGCNLACSWCDTAYSWDGSVRAVEMEPCDVAELVLRFPCRRLVLTGGEPLVQQKELPDFLELLPNHMMEVETNGTIIPDAAVARRISQFNVSPKLAHAGNARSLNPAVLSWFANEAGEKSWFKFVVESERDIKDVEFLIETCGVERSRVIVMPQAGSLACLEGVRRNVAELCIRRGFRFSDRLHMTLWGDKKGV; from the coding sequence ATGAAGTTGGCACGATTAAATAATGTCCCCGAGGTTTTTCACTCTCTACAAGGAGAAGGGGCATCCATCGGTATGCCTGCCGTCTTTGTCCGCCTGGCCGGCTGCAACCTTGCCTGCTCGTGGTGCGATACGGCTTATTCATGGGACGGCAGTGTCCGTGCCGTGGAAATGGAGCCGTGCGATGTTGCCGAACTTGTGCTTCGCTTTCCATGCCGCCGTCTTGTTCTGACGGGAGGGGAACCTCTGGTTCAACAGAAGGAATTGCCTGATTTTCTGGAGCTTCTCCCGAACCATATGATGGAGGTGGAAACCAATGGAACCATCATACCCGATGCGGCGGTTGCTCGCCGGATTTCACAGTTCAACGTATCGCCCAAATTGGCGCATGCGGGTAATGCTCGGTCATTGAATCCGGCGGTATTATCATGGTTCGCCAATGAGGCCGGAGAAAAATCGTGGTTTAAATTCGTCGTCGAATCCGAGCGTGATATCAAGGATGTCGAGTTTCTCATAGAGACATGCGGTGTGGAGCGTTCCCGAGTCATTGTGATGCCTCAGGCCGGCAGTCTGGCATGTCTGGAAGGAGTCCGGCGCAATGTGGCGGAATTGTGCATTCGGAGGGGATTCCGTTTTTCCGACCGCCTGCACATGACCCTGTGGGGGGATAAGAAAGGTGTGTGA
- a CDS encoding cob(I)yrinic acid a,c-diamide adenosyltransferase, translated as MSVITKRGDDGQTDLMFGKRSSKTAPRIETYGTVDELNAVLGVVRHSGISTATTDILDGVQQRLVGLMGELATLEEDLPKYDEKGYARIKPEDVTWVESTSKNLEKDCDIRFKGWARPGKEGNSGSAHLDWARTVCRRAERRVVGLRMSGDLSNVDSALFLNRLSDLLWILARFEALSSTELQA; from the coding sequence ATGAGCGTTATTACCAAAAGAGGAGACGATGGTCAAACCGACCTCATGTTCGGCAAGAGAAGTTCCAAGACAGCCCCCCGTATTGAAACGTACGGAACAGTGGATGAACTCAATGCCGTCCTGGGGGTCGTCCGCCATTCGGGCATCTCCACAGCGACCACCGACATACTCGACGGCGTCCAGCAACGCCTCGTCGGGCTCATGGGAGAGTTGGCCACATTGGAAGAAGACCTTCCCAAATACGATGAAAAAGGCTACGCCCGCATCAAGCCGGAAGATGTCACCTGGGTGGAATCAACCTCCAAGAATCTGGAAAAAGACTGTGATATCCGTTTTAAGGGTTGGGCTCGTCCCGGCAAGGAAGGCAACTCAGGTTCCGCCCATCTGGACTGGGCTCGCACCGTTTGCCGACGAGCGGAACGCCGCGTCGTCGGCCTCAGGATGAGCGGAGATCTGAGCAATGTCGATTCGGCTCTTTTCCTCAACCGCCTTTCGGATCTTCTCTGGATTCTGGCAAGATTCGAAGCCCTGTCATCCACGGAACTCCAAGCGTAA
- a CDS encoding SWIM zinc finger family protein: MCSFCDDDEKPANTSQLKEWAAEMLRLLDDGTRELRPVRATGRNLARNFWGRQWMKHLALSETYGMRLAPGRTYLRCGCVLDLRIGKGSIEAIVAGESAYEVTIGIRPLDADEIEKLREACAGRLSSWIDLLKGEIGPELLTILCDPDSGILPNPEDWKMSCTCPDWADMCKHAAAALYALGVLLDDTPELLFTLRGIRPENLLPTSSPESMIPDSETGKNRLKGKDLSSLFGIDLG; encoded by the coding sequence ATGTGCAGCTTTTGCGACGACGATGAAAAACCCGCCAATACGTCCCAACTCAAGGAGTGGGCTGCGGAAATGCTCCGTCTTTTGGACGACGGCACCAGGGAGCTCCGTCCCGTCCGCGCCACGGGACGCAATCTGGCCCGCAACTTCTGGGGCAGGCAATGGATGAAACACCTTGCCCTTAGCGAGACCTACGGCATGCGCCTGGCTCCCGGCAGAACTTATCTGCGGTGCGGATGCGTTCTGGATCTCCGCATCGGAAAAGGTTCTATCGAAGCGATTGTAGCAGGAGAAAGCGCCTACGAAGTTACCATCGGCATCCGCCCGCTCGACGCCGATGAAATCGAAAAGCTCAGGGAAGCATGCGCAGGACGCCTGTCCTCGTGGATCGACCTGCTGAAAGGAGAAATCGGGCCAGAACTTCTTACAATCCTCTGCGACCCCGATTCGGGAATTCTCCCCAATCCCGAAGACTGGAAAATGTCCTGCACCTGTCCCGACTGGGCCGATATGTGCAAACACGCGGCGGCGGCCCTGTATGCCCTCGGCGTTCTTCTGGACGATACTCCAGAGCTCTTATTTACCCTGCGGGGAATCCGCCCGGAAAATCTGCTGCCCACTTCATCTCCGGAAAGTATGATACCGGATTCGGAAACCGGAAAAAACCGACTGAAAGGCAAGGATTTGTCATCGTTGTTCGGAATCGACCTTGGGTAA